One Euphorbia lathyris chromosome 1, ddEupLath1.1, whole genome shotgun sequence DNA segment encodes these proteins:
- the LOC136215813 gene encoding probable inactive receptor kinase At2g26730, with protein sequence MLSRAFAAKPRWSPRHNDQDQMNSWKSGSILEYSDDCLVGFVDDLPIIFSGSDQPAENRLTLREVLRASVGVIGESQLGMTEKVVLLEGKIYAVKRLRKVTVRRREFGKRIQRLCVVAEKCDYLVPIDAFLYSKRIKFILSDYYPMGSLADLLAGGRELGHTALNWKQRLTIAQDIAYAIAYIHTQCPSYERNIQMNIHGNIKASNVMINIDFTARLSDYGIIHLAEPDELSSTDALKPCRPMSEFSQKIDIYDFGGILLDILGGLGVAKCSIKWIIERKDKIRKGEIEFFEFPLEGKERQQALKVLDVALVCRNKVVEDRPCIEGILKCFGDVIKK encoded by the exons atgctATCAAGAGCTTTTGCAGCGAAACCAAGATGGAGTCCAAGACACAACGATCAAGATCAAATGAACAGCTGGAAATCAGGCTCAATCCTCGAATATTCCGACGATTGCTTAGTAGGTTTCGTAGATGATCTCCCGATCATCTTCTCCGGCAGCGACCAACCGGCGGAGAATCGATTGACATTAAGGGAGGTTTTGAGAGCATCTGTAGGTGTTATCGGAGAGAGTCAATTAGGTATGACGGAAAAAGTTGTGCTGTTAGAAGGAAAAATCTATGCCGTTAAGAGATTGAGGAAAGTAACTGTTCGGAGAAGAGAATTTGGTAAGAGAATTCAGAGATTGTGTGTTGTTGCAGAGAAATGTGATTATCTTGTTCCGATCGATGCTTTTCTGTATTCTAAACGAATCAAGTTCATTCTCTCCGATTATTATCCGATGGGATCTCTCGCCGACTTGCTTGCCG GTGGGAGAGAATTGGGACACACTGCCTTAAATTGGAAGCAAAGGCTAACAATAGCACAAGACATAGCATATGCAATTGCATATATACATACACAATGCCCTTCATATGAAAGAAACATACAAATGAACATTCATGGCAACATAAAAGCCTCTAACGTCATGATAAACATTGACTTCACCGCTCGTTTATCTGATTACGGTATCATCCACCTAGCAGAACCTGACGAGCTCTCTAGCACTGATGCACTGAAGCCATGTCGTCCAATGTCGGAATTCAGCCAGAAGATCGATATTTATGATTTCGGGGGAATATTATTGGACATTCTAGGTGGATTGGGAGTTGCAAAATGTTCGATTAAATGGATCATTGAAAGGAAAGACAAAATTAGGAAAGGTGaaattgaattttttgaattccCTTTGGAGGGGAAAGAACGACAACAAGCTTTGAAGGTTTTGGATGTTGCATTGGTTTGTAGGAATAAGGTAGTTGAAGATAGACCTTGCATTGAAGGTATATTAAAGTGTTTCGGGGACGTGATTAAGAAATAA